Proteins from a single region of Sporosarcina sp. P33:
- a CDS encoding GMC family oxidoreductase, whose protein sequence is MAKELKKVDAVIVGTGWAGGITAAELTKKGYKVVSLERGKEQSREDFIGAKDELKYSIRYDMMQDLSKDTVTTRTSMDETARPVRNNSHARIGNDMGGASVHWNGVSLRWLPYDFEIRSKTIERYGESKIPENCTIQDWGITYDELEPYYDKFEKTAGVSGEVNPLGHKRSDGYPNPPLKTTPSIELFKKAATNLGYHPYRLPAANMSQQYTNPDGETINACMYCAFCEEYGCDFGAKGDPIVTVLETAKKTGNFEIRNESTVTEVIHDGTKAIGLKYIDNITGQEFIQPADIVVLAGFVFTNNKLLLKSKIGKPYNPETGEGIIGKNFTGHFSNISTYIGARGFFNDEKWNLSMGTGALGATVDDFSGDNMDHTDLDFLHGYEIRYYHLGQRPIDNNHVPEGTPAWGKEYKEKNLFYHNRNLIIRAKTGFLPNRYTYLDLDPTYKDELGDPLIRATVHYEEQDIKRAQHGVERCKEIMTEMGADIVDLIDVPDDVKFDHKFYTNHFLGGAIMGKDPATSAVNTYSQMWDMENLFVLGGSSFPHNSNHDPTETIGAFAYRASEGMITYLEGDGGLLVEAKQTSNA, encoded by the coding sequence ATGGCGAAAGAATTAAAAAAAGTTGACGCAGTCATCGTAGGTACTGGCTGGGCCGGCGGAATCACGGCTGCCGAACTTACAAAAAAAGGATATAAAGTAGTTTCTCTTGAAAGAGGTAAAGAACAATCAAGAGAAGACTTTATTGGAGCAAAAGATGAATTAAAATATTCTATCCGATATGATATGATGCAGGATTTATCCAAAGATACTGTGACTACAAGAACCAGTATGGACGAAACAGCCAGACCGGTTCGAAATAACAGTCATGCGCGTATTGGTAACGACATGGGCGGGGCAAGTGTGCATTGGAACGGTGTAAGCTTACGCTGGCTTCCTTATGATTTTGAAATTCGCAGCAAAACGATTGAGAGATACGGAGAAAGTAAGATTCCTGAAAACTGTACCATTCAAGACTGGGGGATTACATACGATGAATTAGAGCCGTATTATGATAAATTTGAAAAAACGGCCGGGGTTTCAGGTGAGGTAAATCCCCTCGGACATAAGCGTTCAGACGGATATCCGAATCCTCCTCTGAAAACAACTCCTTCGATTGAGCTGTTTAAAAAAGCAGCGACAAATCTTGGTTACCATCCGTATCGTTTGCCGGCCGCCAACATGTCCCAGCAATATACAAATCCTGACGGTGAAACGATAAACGCTTGTATGTATTGTGCATTTTGTGAAGAATACGGGTGTGATTTCGGAGCCAAAGGTGATCCAATTGTCACAGTATTGGAAACAGCGAAGAAAACAGGTAATTTTGAAATCCGCAACGAATCCACGGTTACAGAGGTGATTCATGATGGAACGAAAGCCATTGGATTAAAATATATTGACAATATCACAGGACAGGAGTTTATTCAGCCTGCGGATATTGTAGTCTTAGCCGGCTTTGTCTTTACAAATAATAAATTATTATTGAAATCAAAAATTGGCAAACCGTATAACCCTGAAACAGGGGAAGGCATCATCGGTAAAAACTTTACAGGACACTTCAGCAATATCAGTACGTATATTGGTGCGCGCGGCTTCTTTAATGATGAAAAATGGAATCTGTCGATGGGAACAGGGGCACTCGGTGCAACCGTCGATGATTTCTCAGGAGATAATATGGACCATACTGATCTTGATTTCCTTCATGGCTATGAAATTCGCTACTACCATCTAGGGCAGCGTCCAATTGATAATAATCATGTGCCAGAAGGAACACCGGCATGGGGGAAAGAATATAAAGAGAAAAACTTGTTTTATCATAACCGCAATTTAATTATCAGAGCGAAAACAGGATTTCTGCCTAACAGGTATACGTATCTGGATTTGGACCCTACTTATAAAGATGAATTAGGAGACCCTCTGATCCGTGCGACAGTGCATTATGAAGAACAAGACATTAAACGTGCCCAGCATGGCGTCGAACGCTGCAAAGAAATTATGACAGAAATGGGTGCCGATATTGTGGATTTGATTGATGTGCCAGATGACGTGAAATTTGATCATAAATTTTATACTAACCACTTCCTCGGCGGTGCGATTATGGGGAAGGATCCTGCTACGTCTGCCGTAAATACTTATTCACAAATGTGGGATATGGAGAATTTGTTTGTGCTTGGCGGTTCTTCGTTCCCGCATAACAGTAACCACGATCCGACTGAAACAATCGGTGCGTTTGCTTACCGTGCGTCAGAAGGGATGATCACCTATCTCGAAGGAGACGGCGGATTATTAGTGGAAGCTAAACAAACGAGTAATGCGTAA
- a CDS encoding MDR family MFS transporter — protein sequence MEEKKYEFLADNPNVKVLPIMLALIIGAFFAILNETLLNIALITLMDEFSITLPAVQWMATGFMLVMAVVIPISALLLQWFTTRQLFIGTMSVFTVGTIVAASAPAFPVLLTGRLIQAVGTGLLMPIIFNVFLLIYPPHRRGKIMGLIGLVIMFAPAIGPTLSGVIVEYLGWRYLFLLVIPFSLFSIAFGYKYLINITEVTKPKIDYLSLVFSSAGFGSLVYGFSSVGESAKGFASPLVLLFIGIGVAGIILFAIRQFKLKEPVMDLRVFRYPMFTHAVFMFLIIIMAMFASEIILPIYMQGPLALSAATAGLILLPGSVLNGIMSPFMGSLFDKFGPRVLMIPSTIVLSGTMFTMSRLTIDTPIWVVVVSYILLMLAISAIMMPAETNGLNQLPKRLYPHGTAVMSTLQPVAGAIGVSIFISVMNARQLHFLEKSAAPGDPLTADLALVAGVELVYFIAFAMSLAAVILSFIVYRAKPEDDVQETH from the coding sequence ATGGAAGAAAAGAAATATGAATTCCTGGCGGATAATCCGAATGTCAAAGTGCTGCCCATCATGCTGGCGCTTATCATTGGTGCATTCTTTGCCATTTTAAATGAAACTTTATTGAATATTGCACTGATCACATTGATGGATGAGTTTTCCATCACGTTACCGGCAGTGCAATGGATGGCAACGGGTTTTATGCTTGTCATGGCCGTTGTCATACCGATTTCAGCATTGCTGCTTCAATGGTTCACGACACGTCAATTATTCATTGGGACGATGAGTGTATTTACTGTCGGGACGATTGTGGCGGCCAGTGCGCCTGCATTTCCGGTTTTATTAACGGGGCGGCTTATTCAGGCTGTGGGTACTGGATTGTTGATGCCAATTATTTTCAATGTATTCCTCCTAATTTATCCGCCGCATCGGCGCGGGAAAATCATGGGACTTATCGGACTGGTGATCATGTTTGCGCCCGCGATCGGTCCTACATTGTCCGGAGTCATTGTGGAATATTTAGGATGGAGATATTTGTTCCTGCTCGTCATTCCTTTCTCGTTATTCTCCATCGCATTTGGCTATAAATATTTGATCAATATCACAGAGGTGACGAAGCCGAAAATCGATTATTTGTCGCTCGTATTTTCCTCGGCGGGCTTCGGCTCTCTCGTTTATGGATTCAGTTCTGTCGGGGAAAGCGCGAAAGGTTTTGCAAGTCCGCTTGTCCTGCTGTTCATCGGTATCGGAGTGGCGGGCATTATATTATTCGCCATAAGACAATTCAAGCTGAAAGAACCAGTCATGGACTTGCGCGTGTTCCGCTATCCGATGTTCACACACGCAGTGTTCATGTTCCTGATTATCATCATGGCGATGTTTGCGTCAGAAATCATCTTGCCGATCTATATGCAGGGCCCTCTCGCACTTTCTGCCGCGACCGCGGGCCTGATCTTATTGCCTGGCAGTGTATTAAATGGCATCATGTCACCGTTCATGGGTTCTTTATTTGATAAATTTGGACCTCGGGTGCTGATGATTCCTTCAACGATCGTACTGAGCGGAACGATGTTCACGATGAGCCGGTTGACCATCGATACACCAATTTGGGTTGTTGTGGTTAGTTATATTCTGCTCATGCTGGCTATATCTGCGATAATGATGCCCGCAGAAACGAATGGGCTGAATCAGCTGCCGAAGCGTTTATATCCGCACGGGACAGCGGTTATGTCAACGCTGCAGCCTGTTGCCGGAGCCATCGGTGTGTCAATTTTCATCAGTGTTATGAATGCAAGACAATTACACTTCCTGGAGAAATCTGCTGCACCCGGAGATCCGCTGACTGCCGATTTGGCGCTGGTTGCCGGTGTGGAACTTGTCTATTTCATTGCATTTGCGATGTCCCTTGCGGCAGTTATCCTGTCGTTTATCGTATACCGCGCCAAGCCAGAAGATGATGTTCAGGAAACGCACTAA
- a CDS encoding MBL fold metallo-hydrolase, translated as MITKIITPTPFAVGDVNCFLLKGDTLTLVDAATKTPEAYEVLQQKIKEMGYSFADIEQVFVTHHHPDHCGWVEAFDNAEILGHPYLNYWLARDSEFLDRHDRFYEQSLLEEGVPEHYRKWVKRFRRSVDLMGDRPVDRMMNEGDDLPGHPGWKVQESLGHAQSHLSLFHEQQGILIGGDLLLEKVSSNPLIEPPYKEEHGRPRSLLQYNASLERLLDLPLSLVYGGHGGEIHSPHALVTDRLAKQKERAMKVLAMLDEPQTVFDVTKRLFPAVYEKELGLTLSETIGQLDYLTAHELISETADSAGVHHYVRI; from the coding sequence ATGATCACCAAAATTATTACACCCACTCCATTCGCGGTCGGCGACGTCAATTGCTTTTTACTGAAAGGCGACACGCTGACGCTGGTGGATGCGGCGACGAAAACACCGGAAGCGTATGAAGTGCTTCAGCAAAAAATAAAAGAAATGGGTTATTCATTTGCAGATATTGAACAAGTATTCGTGACACACCACCATCCAGACCATTGCGGCTGGGTAGAGGCGTTTGACAACGCGGAAATCCTCGGTCATCCGTATTTGAACTATTGGCTGGCGCGGGATTCCGAGTTCTTAGACAGACATGACCGCTTTTATGAGCAGTCGCTTCTTGAAGAAGGTGTCCCGGAGCATTACAGGAAATGGGTCAAACGTTTCCGCCGTTCTGTTGATCTGATGGGAGATCGTCCTGTTGACCGTATGATGAATGAAGGAGATGATCTGCCGGGGCATCCGGGCTGGAAAGTACAAGAGTCACTGGGCCACGCACAAAGCCATCTGTCGCTGTTTCATGAGCAGCAAGGAATTTTGATCGGCGGCGATTTATTGCTTGAGAAAGTGTCATCCAATCCATTAATTGAGCCGCCTTATAAGGAAGAACACGGACGGCCAAGATCATTGCTGCAATATAATGCATCACTTGAGCGCTTGCTGGACCTGCCTTTGTCGCTTGTCTACGGGGGGCACGGGGGAGAAATTCATTCGCCTCATGCGCTGGTTACAGACCGTCTCGCCAAACAAAAGGAACGTGCAATGAAGGTGCTGGCAATGCTGGATGAACCGCAGACAGTCTTTGATGTGACGAAGCGTTTATTCCCTGCGGTATATGAAAAGGAACTGGGACTGACATTATCGGAAACCATCGGTCAGCTGGATTATTTGACGGCTCACGAGCTAATTTCAGAAACAGCTGATTCGGCGGGAGTGCATCATTATGTCCGCATCTAA
- the bluB gene encoding 5,6-dimethylbenzimidazole synthase codes for MFTQEEKDAVYKAIYTRRDVRSFLPDPIPETAVRSILDAAHHAPSVGFMQPWNFILVSSNEVKEKLSWAAEKERRALAIHYEGEKETKFLGLKVQGLKEAPLTICVTCDPTRGGSHVLGRNSIPETDVLSTACAIQNMWLAACAEGLALGWVSFYKKNDVRDILEIPPHIDPVALLSIGYTEHYPAKPILESADWEKRRVLDQLIFADKWGVKPEA; via the coding sequence ATGTTTACACAAGAAGAAAAAGACGCAGTCTACAAAGCCATCTACACGAGAAGAGATGTGCGAAGCTTTTTGCCGGATCCCATTCCGGAAACAGCGGTTCGCAGTATATTGGATGCAGCCCACCACGCACCTTCCGTGGGATTTATGCAGCCATGGAATTTCATTTTAGTTTCATCAAATGAAGTGAAAGAAAAATTATCCTGGGCTGCGGAGAAGGAGCGGCGGGCGCTGGCAATTCATTATGAAGGAGAAAAAGAGACTAAGTTTTTAGGTCTGAAAGTGCAGGGCCTAAAAGAAGCGCCGCTGACCATCTGTGTGACATGCGACCCGACGCGCGGCGGATCCCATGTACTCGGACGCAATTCGATCCCCGAGACGGATGTGCTGTCCACAGCGTGCGCCATACAGAATATGTGGCTGGCAGCCTGTGCGGAAGGATTGGCTCTTGGCTGGGTAAGTTTTTACAAGAAAAATGATGTGCGTGACATTTTAGAAATTCCTCCTCACATCGACCCCGTTGCACTGCTGTCGATCGGCTACACGGAACATTATCCGGCCAAACCTATATTGGAATCAGCAGACTGGGAAAAAAGAAGAGTGTTGGATCAGCTGATTTTTGCGGATAAATGGGGCGTGAAACCTGAAGCATAA
- a CDS encoding SDR family oxidoreductase, giving the protein MSASKTVLITGATSGIGFELAKRLAADDAYRVIATGRNAKALEELRTLGIEGYCADLRDPKQLDWLVSCIGTPDLIVFSAGVGKFHLAHETTDEETEAMLETNVLVPMQLTARMVPAMMKRRQGHLLYIGSQAGKVATPKTSVYAATKHALIGYTNALRMEVAPYDVHVSVVHPGPIDTPFIELADATGGYKQAMGSQLLSIETVVQSVIETIMRPRREVNLPKITGLTSKLYALAPSAVETIGRPFFYKK; this is encoded by the coding sequence ATGTCCGCATCTAAAACAGTGCTGATTACCGGTGCCACAAGCGGCATCGGTTTTGAACTGGCAAAGCGTCTGGCAGCCGATGATGCGTATCGGGTCATTGCGACAGGGCGGAACGCGAAAGCCCTCGAAGAGCTGCGGACGCTCGGCATCGAAGGATATTGTGCAGATTTACGCGACCCGAAGCAGCTCGACTGGCTTGTGTCTTGCATTGGCACGCCGGATCTGATTGTCTTTTCAGCAGGTGTCGGGAAATTTCATTTGGCGCATGAAACGACAGATGAAGAAACTGAAGCAATGCTCGAAACGAATGTGCTGGTGCCGATGCAGCTGACGGCACGCATGGTGCCTGCCATGATGAAGCGCAGACAAGGTCATTTATTGTATATCGGTTCGCAGGCGGGGAAAGTCGCGACACCGAAGACATCGGTCTATGCGGCAACGAAACATGCGCTCATCGGGTATACAAATGCTCTGCGCATGGAAGTCGCACCGTATGATGTGCATGTGTCAGTTGTCCATCCGGGCCCGATCGATACGCCGTTCATTGAGCTGGCGGACGCGACAGGCGGTTATAAACAGGCGATGGGCAGCCAGTTGCTTTCCATCGAGACGGTGGTGCAGTCTGTAATAGAGACGATTATGCGTCCGCGGCGCGAGGTGAATTTGCCGAAGATTACAGGCCTGACAAGCAAGTTATATGCCTTGGCGCCTTCCGCGGTGGAAACGATCGGGCGTCCGTTTTTCTATAAGAAGTGA
- a CDS encoding pyridoxamine kinase, producing the protein MKKVAVIQDLSSFGKCSLTAAIPVLSVMGAQACPLPTAVLSAQTEYPSYFCEDLTRAIPVFTDEWSKLGASFDGIHTGYITGEEQIRHIFDFLEVFYTDGTLLLVDPVLGDQGKAYNHFTDGLLEQMKVLAAQADIITPNITECCLLAGSSYDALHRFADEKNYLKAIEEAGRQLQQETRAEIIITGINPPGLQAAVGNMYINDAHTIYSSVSYNGKSYSGTGDLFASVLMGGRMRGMNLEQSITLAENFLSAAIQDTDLSETPVVAGVNFEKYLRMLL; encoded by the coding sequence ATGAAAAAAGTTGCTGTCATACAAGATCTGTCTTCATTCGGCAAGTGTTCACTGACTGCCGCCATCCCGGTGCTTTCCGTGATGGGTGCTCAGGCATGCCCGCTGCCGACCGCCGTTTTATCTGCACAAACGGAATATCCAAGTTATTTCTGCGAGGACCTCACCCGAGCGATCCCTGTCTTCACAGATGAATGGAGTAAACTTGGTGCTTCATTTGACGGTATCCATACAGGCTACATAACCGGTGAAGAGCAAATTCGCCACATTTTTGATTTTCTTGAAGTGTTTTACACTGACGGGACACTTTTGCTTGTAGATCCTGTCCTTGGTGATCAAGGGAAAGCATACAATCACTTTACCGACGGGCTGCTTGAGCAGATGAAAGTTCTGGCTGCGCAAGCAGACATTATAACACCGAATATTACGGAATGCTGTCTGCTGGCCGGTTCTTCATATGACGCACTGCACCGCTTTGCGGACGAAAAGAATTACTTGAAAGCCATTGAAGAAGCAGGCAGGCAGCTGCAGCAGGAAACCCGCGCTGAAATCATCATCACAGGCATCAATCCGCCCGGCCTGCAAGCCGCTGTCGGCAACATGTACATTAATGATGCACATACGATCTATAGCTCTGTTTCATATAATGGCAAAAGCTATTCCGGCACAGGTGATTTATTTGCTTCTGTACTTATGGGCGGCCGCATGCGCGGCATGAACTTGGAACAGTCTATCACGCTGGCAGAAAATTTCTTGTCTGCCGCGATACAGGATACGGATTTGAGCGAGACGCCAGTCGTCGCGGGAGTGAATTTCGAGAAATATTTACGGATGTTATTATGA
- a CDS encoding gluconate 2-dehydrogenase subunit 3 family protein: MTEKNNSTQNGHDPSRRNFLKNTGLVVGGVAGGSLLGGFFTNQSRSNDEGKENTETDSKNAHPARARMFFGRYEDFIVLAHAAELIFPKDDNGPGAIELDVPYYIDKQLAGTWGVNGDDYRQGPYTELEKLKKLKDDDKANHTRSNRGKIFLEGLRKMNAESKKRFDISFDEASEEQKSEIMSDLENGKLEMKSIPSEGFFALLKQATLEGAFCDPLYGGNKNMAGWHMKEFGGAQMSYANVIESEEFVKMEPVSLTEYQRNK, from the coding sequence ATGACGGAGAAAAACAATTCAACTCAAAACGGTCATGATCCAAGTCGAAGGAATTTCCTGAAAAATACCGGTCTGGTTGTTGGCGGTGTAGCCGGCGGTTCGCTGTTGGGCGGTTTCTTTACAAATCAGTCACGGTCAAATGATGAAGGGAAAGAAAATACAGAGACTGACAGCAAAAATGCACATCCTGCCAGAGCACGGATGTTCTTCGGACGCTATGAGGATTTCATTGTACTAGCGCATGCCGCGGAACTGATTTTTCCTAAGGATGATAACGGACCGGGGGCTATTGAATTAGACGTTCCTTATTATATTGATAAACAGCTGGCCGGCACTTGGGGGGTAAATGGCGATGATTACCGCCAAGGGCCGTATACTGAACTGGAAAAATTAAAGAAATTAAAAGATGACGACAAAGCAAATCACACACGAAGTAATCGGGGGAAAATTTTTCTCGAAGGTTTACGGAAAATGAACGCAGAAAGCAAAAAGCGTTTTGATATCTCATTTGACGAAGCTAGTGAGGAACAGAAGTCTGAGATTATGAGTGATTTAGAAAACGGCAAACTCGAGATGAAGTCCATTCCTTCAGAAGGTTTCTTTGCATTATTGAAACAAGCCACATTGGAAGGGGCGTTTTGTGATCCGCTGTATGGCGGCAACAAAAACATGGCAGGCTGGCACATGAAAGAATTTGGGGGCGCACAGATGTCTTATGCAAATGTCATAGAGTCGGAAGAATTCGTGAAAATGGAACCGGTCAGTTTGACAGAATACCAGAGAAATAAATGA
- a CDS encoding aspartyl-phosphate phosphatase Spo0E family protein yields the protein MNIAVKKYYLLCRIKVNRIVMYKKAEHFGFTHPSVIKCSQKLDNLLNRVQGICS from the coding sequence ATGAATATAGCTGTCAAAAAGTATTACTTATTGTGTAGAATTAAGGTAAATAGAATAGTTATGTATAAGAAAGCGGAACATTTCGGATTTACTCATCCAAGTGTTATAAAATGCAGCCAAAAACTGGACAATCTATTGAATAGAGTACAGGGCATTTGCTCATAA
- the proC gene encoding pyrroline-5-carboxylate reductase, producing the protein MEKILFVGAGSMAEAIIAGIVNKRVLREKNVYVMNRSDKSRLDELQARYGITKVCEDRSFVKQVDLVVLATKPKDIHKVMQDIQPLLGENTAILSVIAGVSIDTMEKGLGKRPIARSMPNTSATIGKSASGIAFNSTVPERMQQSILSLLNAIGIVKVVEEDDLHAVTALSGSGPAYIYYLVEALEEAAVTQGLDAADARELIVQTLEGAAAMLKKTGEEPSTLRTNVTSPGGTTAAGLKALENHEFKAAIADCIKSADERSRELGALS; encoded by the coding sequence ATGGAGAAGATTTTATTTGTAGGCGCCGGATCGATGGCTGAAGCAATTATAGCAGGAATCGTTAATAAACGGGTGCTGCGCGAAAAGAATGTTTATGTGATGAACCGGTCTGATAAAAGTCGCCTGGATGAACTGCAGGCGCGTTATGGAATTACCAAAGTATGCGAGGATCGTTCATTCGTCAAGCAGGTTGATCTCGTCGTGCTGGCGACAAAACCGAAGGATATTCATAAAGTAATGCAAGATATTCAGCCGCTGCTCGGAGAAAACACCGCAATTCTCTCCGTAATTGCCGGCGTTTCTATTGATACAATGGAAAAAGGACTTGGCAAACGGCCGATTGCCCGCTCGATGCCGAACACATCCGCAACGATTGGTAAATCAGCAAGCGGCATCGCATTCAACAGCACCGTGCCGGAAAGAATGCAGCAGTCCATACTGAGCCTGCTGAACGCAATCGGAATCGTTAAAGTCGTCGAAGAAGATGACTTGCACGCTGTAACGGCTCTTTCAGGAAGCGGCCCCGCCTATATCTACTATCTCGTGGAGGCACTCGAGGAAGCAGCCGTAACACAAGGTCTCGACGCTGCGGACGCACGCGAATTAATTGTCCAGACACTTGAAGGCGCAGCAGCTATGCTGAAGAAAACAGGCGAAGAGCCAAGTACACTGCGCACGAACGTCACAAGTCCCGGCGGCACAACCGCAGCCGGCCTCAAAGCACTCGAGAATCACGAATTCAAAGCAGCGATTGCAGACTGCATCAAAAGCGCAGACGAACGCTCACGTGAACTCGGCGCATTATCATAA
- a CDS encoding YbfB/YjiJ family MFS transporter: MLAREHDQNIWKYAFASVAVTVSTLGFGRMSYGIIMPFMKENLAMSYKQAGMLATVVSIGYLLMVIFVGLLAAKFGAKKLVIFGTGLVSFGLCMLGFVAGYKWTLLAMLLLGIGTAFTYTPLITILVGWFPRKRGMLIGFLVSGMGLGTLISSTLIPFFTTWFGDMGWRYLWIFYGILSIVSIVIAMTILRDPPIPLLRKEQQKKSFWTKVYLNKRVLRVAVIYGIVGFAYLVPQSFLFSYILEVGLTKYQAGQIMAVSGTMAIFSGPLWGGVSDRIGRKAALLATLGIGAVSLIIPAVFPVYAGLIVSQLLWGMTIVGMLSLCQALSTEQVHPTYAPVALGYVTFFFAAGQLLGPGIGGWLIDHFQQIPLALIMCSVLLTLAFLLTIRMNKHAEDLDVTELEAKPSLTNFSIKETSAEKV; the protein is encoded by the coding sequence ATGTTAGCCAGAGAGCATGATCAAAATATTTGGAAGTATGCCTTTGCAAGTGTCGCGGTTACTGTCAGCACGCTCGGCTTTGGACGGATGTCGTATGGAATCATAATGCCTTTCATGAAGGAGAACTTGGCGATGTCCTACAAACAGGCGGGAATGCTTGCGACAGTTGTGTCCATCGGGTATTTACTGATGGTTATCTTCGTCGGCCTGCTCGCTGCAAAGTTTGGCGCGAAGAAGCTAGTGATTTTTGGAACAGGACTGGTTTCATTTGGATTATGTATGCTGGGATTCGTTGCAGGCTATAAATGGACGCTTTTAGCTATGCTGCTGCTCGGGATCGGAACCGCTTTCACGTACACACCGCTCATCACGATACTAGTCGGCTGGTTTCCAAGAAAGCGCGGAATGCTGATAGGTTTTCTTGTCAGCGGCATGGGGCTCGGAACATTGATTTCGAGTACATTAATCCCATTCTTCACGACATGGTTTGGTGATATGGGGTGGCGTTATTTATGGATATTCTATGGTATCCTGTCGATCGTATCGATCGTCATTGCAATGACGATTTTACGTGATCCTCCCATTCCGTTACTGCGGAAAGAACAGCAGAAGAAATCGTTCTGGACGAAAGTATACTTGAATAAACGAGTCTTGCGTGTCGCAGTGATATACGGAATCGTCGGGTTTGCGTATCTGGTGCCGCAAAGTTTCTTATTCAGTTATATTCTCGAAGTAGGATTAACGAAGTACCAGGCAGGGCAGATTATGGCGGTCAGCGGGACGATGGCTATTTTTAGCGGCCCATTATGGGGCGGCGTGTCTGACCGGATCGGACGGAAAGCTGCCTTGCTTGCAACACTCGGAATTGGCGCGGTGTCGCTGATCATTCCGGCAGTATTTCCGGTTTATGCCGGCCTCATCGTCAGTCAGCTCCTGTGGGGAATGACGATTGTCGGGATGCTGTCACTCTGTCAGGCGCTTTCTACTGAACAAGTTCACCCGACCTATGCGCCGGTTGCTCTTGGTTATGTAACGTTTTTCTTTGCGGCAGGTCAGTTGCTCGGTCCCGGTATCGGCGGCTGGCTGATTGATCATTTTCAGCAGATTCCATTGGCGCTCATCATGTGCAGTGTGCTCTTGACACTTGCATTCCTGCTGACCATTCGAATGAATAAGCATGCGGAAGACTTGGATGTTACTGAACTGGAAGCAAAGCCTTCCTTAACTAATTTCTCAATAAAGGAGACTTCCGCGGAAAAAGTTTAA
- a CDS encoding SPFH domain-containing protein: MGFFNFFKNQFIEVIEWQAQDANTLVYQFPVHNNEIKMGAELTVRESQVAIMVNEGELADVFGPGRHILYTQNMPILTKLKSWKYGFDSPFKAEVYFINTKQFINQKWGTSNPIMMRDPDFGMIRLRGYGIYSYRVSEPTVFLRELFGTNSSYDTSAVESHLKKMIISGLSDLFAESQIPALDLSMHYDELSEKGKEKMLARFAAFGFEITSLYIENLSLPKDVEEAMDKRTSMGVLGNMQQYQQYQAAEAMRDAAQNEGGLAGAGVGMGAGFGMGQMMANAMNQNEPQQQAQPAMKSCPHCQSAINANAKFCRQCGKSVESDKVPCVQCETLLPKDAKFCFACGTQQVTEKVCPACSHANLPSAKFCADCGETLDVK, translated from the coding sequence ATGGGGTTTTTTAACTTTTTCAAAAATCAATTCATTGAAGTAATCGAGTGGCAGGCGCAGGATGCCAATACATTGGTTTATCAGTTTCCCGTGCATAATAATGAAATCAAAATGGGGGCAGAACTGACGGTCAGAGAATCACAGGTCGCTATTATGGTGAATGAAGGCGAACTTGCTGACGTCTTCGGACCGGGCCGTCATATTCTATACACGCAAAATATGCCGATTCTGACGAAATTGAAATCATGGAAATATGGATTTGATTCACCTTTTAAAGCAGAAGTCTATTTCATTAATACGAAACAGTTCATTAATCAAAAATGGGGAACGTCTAATCCGATTATGATGCGCGACCCCGACTTCGGCATGATTCGCCTTCGCGGCTACGGAATATACTCCTATCGCGTGTCGGAGCCGACTGTCTTCCTGCGTGAATTATTCGGCACGAACAGCTCGTACGACACAAGTGCTGTAGAAAGTCATCTCAAGAAAATGATCATTTCGGGACTGTCTGATTTATTTGCTGAGTCGCAAATCCCTGCGCTTGATCTTTCTATGCATTATGACGAACTAAGTGAAAAAGGAAAAGAGAAAATGCTGGCGCGCTTTGCAGCTTTCGGATTTGAGATTACGTCTCTTTATATCGAAAATCTGTCCTTGCCAAAAGACGTAGAGGAAGCGATGGATAAACGCACGTCGATGGGTGTGCTCGGCAATATGCAGCAGTATCAGCAATATCAGGCAGCAGAAGCGATGCGTGATGCAGCCCAAAATGAAGGCGGTCTTGCAGGAGCAGGTGTCGGAATGGGTGCAGGCTTCGGAATGGGCCAAATGATGGCAAACGCGATGAACCAAAACGAGCCGCAGCAGCAGGCTCAGCCAGCTATGAAATCTTGCCCGCATTGTCAGTCGGCCATTAACGCAAATGCAAAATTCTGCAGACAGTGCGGAAAATCAGTTGAATCAGATAAAGTTCCTTGCGTTCAATGTGAAACACTCCTCCCAAAAGACGCCAAGTTCTGCTTTGCTTGCGGCACACAGCAAGTTACGGAGAAAGTCTGTCCGGCGTGCTCACATGCTAATCTGCCCAGTGCAAAATTCTGTGCAGACTGCGGTGAGACGTTAGATGTGAAGTGA